From Pararhizobium sp. A13:
CAAATAAAATGGCCGCCCGTGTCGACCCGCACACCATCCGAAAAAGCCGCCGACTCCACGCGTCCGCCGACACGATCCCTCGCTTCGAGCACGATGACATCGAGCCCCGCGGAAACGAGCGCATCCGCCGCCGAAAGGCCGGTAAAGCCGGCCCCGACAACGATCACATCTGCATCAAATTCGCTCACGAGTGGGCTCGCCGGTCGAGTTCAGGAAGTCACATGCTTTGCCTCGTCGCCTTCCGCGCCCTTCAGCCGGATGGTGCCGCGGGGCCTCAAACGAGGATGTCTACCCGCTCTATCACTTCGTGACATCCCGCTCAAAGGGGGATCAAACCGCGCCTGGCGCAAATGCCCCCATTGCCCCCGCATACACCTTCGCAAGCGGCGGCGCATAAGACCCCCGCTTGCTCGTCGTCAGCCGCTGCGCAATCAGCGCCTCGGCCTGCTTGACTGCCGCCGAAACCCCATCGATGACAGGCACGCCATATTCCTTCTGCAGGGCATGGGCGAGATCGGCCATGCCGGCGCAACCGAGAACAATGGCTTCGGCGCCATCTTCCACAAGCGCCAGTTCGATCTGGCGGTGCAGCTTGCCGATGGCACCGGATGCAGGGTCCTCCAGTTCAAGTACAGGAATGTCAGCGGCTCGCACCTTCGCACGCCCGCCGAATCCGTAGTGCCGGGAAAGGTTTTCGAGCAGAATGCGCGAGCGCTCCAGGGTCGTCACGATGGTAAAGCGCTGGGCGAGAAATCCGGCCGTGACCAGCGCGGACTCGCAGAGACCGAGAACGGGAAAGCCGGCCAAAGAGCGGGCGGCGTCGAGCCCGGTATCGTCGAAACAGGCGATAACTGCGGCCTGCGCGCCGGCGGATTCGGCTTGCCGGATCTCGGCAAGCAGGCCGGGCAAGGCGAGCGCACCATCATAGTGGCCTTCGATCGACACCGGCCCCATCTGCGACGTGGCGGCGATGATTTCGGTTCCGGGAGCTGCGACGGCCCGTGCGGCCTCCGCCGCCTTTTCCGTCATGGATCGGGTGGTGTTCGGGTTGACGACAAGAATGCGCATGCGGGATCAGACCAGTTTCGCTTGCCTGCGGCGCATCACCAGGATGATCGCGAGCGCCAAGAGGATGATGGAGAAGGAAAAGAGTGTGGTGACCGTGCCGAGCGCGTAGAGCACCGGCGTGGTTACGTTGGTCGTCATGCCGTAGATTTCGAGCGGCAGCGTGTTGTAGGTGCCGGATGTCATCAACGTGCGGGCGAATTCATCGTAGGAGAGCGTGAAGCCGAACAGCCCGACGCCGATCAGGCTCGGCGCGATCATCGGCAGAAGCACATGCCGGAAGGTTTGCCAAGACGTCGCCCCGAGGTCGCGCGCAGCCTCCTCATAGGAGGGCGAAAAACGGTTGAACACGGCAAACATGATCAGCACGCCGAAGGGCAAAGTCCAGGTCAGGTGCGCGCCGAAAGCCGACGAATACCAGGCGGGCTTGAGGCCGAGCTGTTGGAAAACGACGCCAATGCCGAGCGAGATGATGATCGACGGCACGACGAGGCTTGCGACCGTCAGGTAGAACAGCACCGTCGAGCCCCTGAACTTGCGGCGGAAGGCAAGACCGGCGAGCAGCGAAACGAGCACGTTCACCACCATGACCATCAGCCCGAGCGAGAAGGACCGCTTGAAGGATGCCCCGAAATCGCCGACCGCCTGCTGTTCGAAAAGGTTGTAGAACCAGTGCACCGAGACGCCATTGAGCGGAAAGGTCAGCCCCCCGTCCGGCCCCTGGAAGGACAGGATGAGAACGGCCGAAAGCGGCCCATAGAGGAAAAACACGAACACAGCGAAAAAGACCGCCAGCACGTAGAATTCCAGCGTGCGCTTTTCGTGGGACATGGCTCAAAGCTCCTTGCGGATATCGACGACGCGCAGGATGGCAGCGACCATCAGAAGCACGACGATCAAAAGCACGACGGCATTGGCGGCGGCGGCCGGATACTGCAAAAGCGACATCTGGTTCTTCATCATCAGCGCAACGGAGGCGCTCTGCCCGCCGGACATCACCTGCACCGTCGAGAAGTCCGCCATCACCAGCGTCACGACGAAGATCGAGCCGATGGCGATGCCGGGTTTTGCCAGCGGCAGGATGACGTTCCAGAGGATCTGCCAGCCGTTCGCTCCGGCGTCGCGCGCCGCCTCGATCAGCGACTTGTCGATGCGCATCAGCGTGTTGAAAATCGGCGTCACCATGAACAGCGTGTTGAGATGCACCATGGCGAGTACCACGGCGAAATCGGAATAAAGCAGCCATTCGATCGGGGCCGGAATGAGGCCCATCTCGATCAGCGTCGAATTGACGAGACCGTTGCGCCCCAGCACCGGGATCCAGGAGATCATCCGGATGATGTTGGAGGTGAGGAACGGCACGGTGCAGACGAGGAACAGCACCATCTGCATGGTCGTCGTGCGGATATGAAAGGCAAGGAAATAGGCGACCCAGAAACCGATCACCAGCGTCAGCCCCCAGACCAGCGCCGTGTATTTCAGTGTGTTCAGGTAGGTTTTCCAGGTGACCCAGGAACCGAGCGTATCGGTATAGTTCATCGTCAGAAAATCCGGGTAGAGCCCGGCGAAATCATAGTCCCAGAAACTGACGACGGCGATCATCAGGATCGGCAGCAGGAAGAAGAAGCCGAGGATCAGCGCCAGCGGCGCGGCCTGCAGATAGGAGGCAACACAGGCCGCGATCTTTCCGACGCTTACACCGAGGGCCGGCTTGGCGGGCGCCGCAAGTTGCGTCTCTTCTTCCGTGATGGCTGCTGTCACGTCTTGTCTCCGGTTTTGTCACTTGTACCTCCCCCTTGAGGGGGGAGGTCGCAGCGAAGCTGCGGGTGGGGTGATCCGTTGGTTGACGCAAAAGGTCACCCCACCCCGGACCTGCGGTCCGACCCTCCCCCTCAAGGGAGGGTTGAGATCATCACGCAGCGATGAACTCGTTCCAGCGCTTGACCATGTAGCGGTCCTCGTCCATGACCGAGTTCCAGCACGCGACCTTGCCCATGCGCTCTTCGAACGAACCGCCGTCGCGCACCGCACCCGCCTTCTCCATGACCTTGCCTTCCGGCGACATGATGTCGCCCGTCGCAGGCTTGCCTTCGATCCAGTAGCCCCACTCGTCGGCGGACATGAACTCCTTGGCGGTATCCATGGCAGCGGAGTAGTAGCCCTGGCGGTTGAGGTAGCCGCCGACCCAACCGGATGTGTACCAGTTGATATACTCATAGGCCGCATCAAGCTGCGCGCCGGTGAGATGGGCTGCAAGGCCAAGACCACCGCCCCATGAGCGATAGCCTTCCTTGAGCGGCTGGTACTTGCAGGCGATGCCCTTCGAGCGGACGGCCGCAACGGCCGGCGACCACATCGACTGGATCACGACTTCGCCCGAAGCCATCAGGTTGACCGACTCGTCGAAGGACTTCCAGAAGGCGCGGAACTGGCCGTCCTGCTTGGCCTTGATCAGGAATTCGATCGTCGCATCGATCTCTTCCTTGGTCATGTTGCCCTTGTCGGCATACTTGATGTTGCCCATGGCTTCCATAATCATCGCAGCATCCATGATGCCGATCGACGGGATGTTGAGGATCGAGGTCTTGCCCTTGAAGGCAGGATCCATGATGTCGGCCCAGGTGGTGATCTCGCGACCGACGAGATCCGGACGGATGCCGAGCGTGTCAGCATTATAGATGGTCGGAACCATCGTGAAATATTGGGTTTCGCCCTTGGCGAAGGTCTTGTCGCCGGGTGCTTCGACGAAGCCGACAGTGTGCGGTGCCGTACCCTGCGCGATGACGCTGTCCGGCTTGAGCTTGCCGGTTTTGAACAGCGGCACGATCTTGTCATAGTACTTCAGTTTCTTGATATCCATCGGCTGAATGACGCCAGCCGGGAACACCTTCTTGAGAATCCAGTACTCTATATCGGCGATGTCGTAACTATCCGGCTGGGTGACGGCGCGCTGGGCGGCGGCGTCGGAGTCGGTGGCGGTCATCTCGAGCGTGATGCCGAGGTCGGCCTTGCACTTCTCGGCGATGGCGTTGATGTTCGAAACGCCGGTGCCAAACTGGCGCAGCGTGATCGGGTTCTGCGCCCAGATGGTCGGGAAGCCGGTAATCAGGCCGGAGCCGATGACGGCGCCGGTTGCCGCCGCACCGGTCTTCAAGAGGCCGCGCCTTGAAATTCCCTTAGGTGTCTTGTTTTCAGTCGTCATTTCAGTTCCCTCTTTTTGATGTTGATAAAGGATTAGGCGGCCATGCGGCCGAGAAGCACGGCGTCCTCCAGGCCCCAGCTCAGCGGCACGGCATCGCCGACCGATACGGGTTTCTTGAAATAATCGGCATCAGTGGCGATGACGGTGAAATCGTCGCTGCCGGCGCCGAGAACGGTGATTTTCACGGAAGCCCCGCGATATTCGACATTCGACACCACGCCATGGAAGCCGAGCGTCTTCTCGGATGGCGCCGCGAGCCGGACGCGGTCCGTGCGAACACCGATATCGATCGGCGATCCCAGTGCCTGGGCCGGACCTGCGACGGTGAATTTTTGCCCCTCGGCCACCTCCAGCGTCACCTTGCCATCACCGCTTTCAACGACCCGGCCGGTGAGAACATTGTGATCGCCCATGAAGCGGGCGACGAAGGCCGTTGCCGGACGCTCGAACACGTCGCGCGGTGATGCCGCCTGCTCGATACGCCCGTCATTCATGATGACGATGACATCGGCCAGCGCCATCGCCTCTTCCTGACTGTGGGTGACGTGGACAAAGGTGATGCCGAGGCTCTTCTGCAGCTTCTTCAGTTCCGCCCGCATTCGGATCTTCAGGAACGGATCGAGCGCCGACAGCGGCTCGTCGAGAAGAAGCGCCTCCGGATCGGTGATCAGCGCGCGGGCGAGCGCCACGCGCTGTTGCTGGCCACCGGAAAGCTGGGCCGGACGCCGGTTGGCATAGGGCTCCATCTGCATCAGCTTGAGCATTTCCAGCGCCTTGGCGCGGCGTTCCTCTTTGTCGATACCTTTCATCTTCAGGCTAAAGGCGACGTTGTCGACGAGATCGAGATGCGGAAACAGGGCATAGGACTGAAACATCATCGCCGTACCGCTTGGCCGGCGGCAGATCGGTGACAACCGTGTTGCCGAGCCGCACATCGCCTGAGGAAATGCTCTCGTGGCCGGCGATCATTCGGAGCGTTGAGGTCTTGCCGCAACCGGAGGGGCCAAGGAAACAGCAATAGCTGCCGGAGGGTATTTTCAGGCTGATGGAATGCACGGCAGTTGTGCTGCCATAAACCTTGGAAACGGATACGATATCGATTTCTGCCGCTTTGGACATCCAGTCTCTCCTGTGACGGGGTATTCAATGCATCTCGCGTGCCAAACCGGGTGAAAAGTTATAAGCTGTTGAAATATATTAATTATTTAAGAAGTCAAAAAATGCCGCGAATTTTTGCACGTTAGGCATTGCTTAAAATATATGCGTTTGTCTGCAATATGCGCAAAAAATCGTATACAATTTGACCATCCATATGATTACAAAATCCCGATTCACTTTGCACAAAAACCACGATAGTATGCGGCGCAGAATCCGGAATGAGGCCTGATGAAAACCGCAGCAGTTCCCGCCAACGATCAGATCGACGTCAGCACACAATCTATCCGCGATTCCATCCGCGATGCGATCGTCGATCGCCGGCTGGCGCCGGGCACCAAGCTGTCGGAAGCGGATGTCGGCGCGCTGTTCAATGTAAGCCGCACCCTGGTCCGCGGTGCCCTGCAGGCACTCGCCTACGAGGGCCTCGTCAATGTCGAGAAAAATCGCGGCGCCTTCGTTGCCTACCCCTCGCCCGAAGAAGCGCGGCAGATTTTCGCCACGCGCCGGCTGATCGAGCCGGGCATTCTGCGCGAAGCCGCAAAACATATGGGTCCCTCGCATCTTCAACACCTGCGGCAGCTGCTGATGGAAGAAGGCCGGCTTATGGCAGAGCGCGGCCAGACGGCCCGCCGTGCCGAGATCAAGGCCTCCGGCGATTTTCACCTGATGCTCGCCTCCATGACCGGCAATGCCGTGATGCAGCGCTTCATGGACGAACTCGTCGCCCGCTCATCGCTGGTCATCGCCCTCTACGGCCAGTCGGCCATTTCAAGCTGCGGCCATCAGGAACACCAGGACATCGTCACGGCGATCGAGAACGGCGATCTCGACCGCGCTTGCCATCTGATGATCCACCACATCGACCATATCGAGGCCGACCTCGATATGCGCGAAAACAAGGGCAGCGACCTTCGCGAAGCCTTCAAGCTCTAGCTTCCAGCCCCGCTCGCGCCAGGCTTCGTGCCCAACAAATCCTTTTATTTCATAAGCATATACCGAAATAAATAGCCGGTCGGAACCTTCGCCGGCGCCGCGCGTTACCGTGCCGTCAATTTGTAAGCAGCATGAGGACGACCGTGAGCGACAAACGCTTTCCCACCCCCGTCAGAGTGATCGTCAAGCACCATCAGGAAAACATCATCGCCACCGCCTGGGACGCCGTCGAATTTCTTCGCCGCTGGCCGGCGAGGCGCAGCCTTGCATATCGCCGCGCTTTGCAGCATTGCCTTGATGCCCTCGACGGCATTCGCAGTCCGAAGAAGGCCCGGGCCTCCTTCACCGCAGCGGTGCGGGAAGAAGGCTTGCTTGCCTGATTCCTGAAATCATTTCGGTTGAATCATGCCCGGACCGCTGTTCGGACATTTTTTATTTCGGCCGGCACGCGGCATTTACGGCTTGAAACAGCCTTAAATGCCGCGTTGAATACCGGCAGTACCGCTTGTTGCGATTGAAAAGCGCCCCCCACTTCGCCCATTCGCGAGACCGCATTTTCCCTTGAGAAATCCGCTTGCCGGGCTTGCCGTTCGGAAAAACGCGAATATACTCAGGAATAATTATTTCCACAGAGTGAAATATCGAGGGAACAAATCATGGCATTGAGCTGGCGTTTTTCCGCCCTGGCAGACCGGCATCGGGCGTTGGGGTCGAAGCTTGAGGACTGGAGCGGCATGGGAACCGCCTGGACCTACGACAAGGACATCTACGAGGAACACATCGCCGTTCGCACCACGGCCGGCATCATGGATGTGTCGGGCCTGAAGAAGGTCCACCTTGTCGGCCCGCACGCAATCGCCGTGCTCGAATACATCACCACCCGCGACATGACCAAGATCTATCCCGGCAAGTCGGTCTATGCCTGCATGCTCAACGATCGCGGCCATTTCACCGACGACTGCATCGTCTACCGCACTGGCCCGAACGCCTGGATGCTGGTGCACGGTTCGGGCTCCGGCTTCGAGGAAATCGTCAAGCAGGCGCAAGGCCGCAACTGCGCCGTTCTCTTCGATGACGACCTGCACGACCTGTCATTGCAGGGGCCGCTTGCCGTCGACTATCTCGAAAAATACGTGCCGGGCATCCGCGACCTCAAATATTTCCATCACATGCAGACGACGCTGTTCGGCGCGCCGGTGATGATCTCGCGCACTGGCTACACCGGCGAGCGTGGCTACGAAATCTTCGTGCGCGGCCAGGATGCCGGCATGGTCTGGGACCGCATCGTCGATGAAGGCAAGGCGATGGGCATTATTCCCGTCTGCTTCAGCGTTCTCGACATGCTGCGCGTCGAGAGCTACCTGCTGTTCTATCCCTACGACAATTCTCAGATGTATCCATTTGCCAACGAGCAGCCCGGCGACAGCCTGTGGGAACTTGGGCTGGATTTCACCGTCAGCCCCGGCAAGACCGGCTTCCGCGGCGCCGAGGAACATGCCCGCCTGAAAGGCAAGGAACGCTTCAAGATCTTCGGCCTGCTGGTCGATGCCGACGGTCCGACCGACCTTGGCGACGAGGTCTGGGCAGACGACAAAAAGGTCGGCGTCATCACCTGCCCGTCCTATTCCAAGCTCACCAACCGGTCGATGGCGATCATGCGGGTCGACGTGCCCTATGCCGTCCAGGGCGCCAAGCTCGAGGTGAAGGGCAAGACCGTCAACGCACCGGCGATCGCTCACACGATCACCTTCGACGATCCGGAAAAGAAGAAGCGAACGGCGCAGGGCTGAGGAGATCGGCATGCTCGTAGCAGGGATCAAAAGCAGACCGGAATACAAGGGGCTCGACATCGATCCCCACGCCAAACGCCACCTCTTCGTCCTCGAGGGCGAAGGGGCCGCGGCTCTTGCCGATCAGGTCGAGGCCAAGGGCAAGGAGTTCCTGGCAAAGTCGGAAATCCTTTATCTGGCGGCAGGTGCCGCTCCGAAAGCCTATGACACAAAGCTTTCGGCGCTCTCGCCCGATATTTTCTGGCAGGCGCCGACACTCCAGCCGCTTCTGTTTCGCCTGCGCGCCTGTCTCGATCTCGCGCGGATGGGAACCCGGCTTTACATCGCCGGCACCGAGGGCTTCATCGGCCAGATCATGCAGGTGGCGATGGAATACGGCATCGACTACCACTCGATCCACACCGAACATCGCGGCTCGACGGCGCGGCGCGTGCAGTGCGTGCACTGCAAGGGCATCACCGACAATGTGACGACGAGCCCCTTTGCCTGCACCCATTGCGGCCTGCCGCTGCTGGTGCGCGATCATTATTCGAGACGCCTCGGCGCCTTCCAGGGCGTCAACATCGATGCGGAAGAACCGGGTACCGCCCCAGCGCCTGAGGAGATGTTCCCGTGAGCTTGAATACGGATATGCCCGTCAGGGTCGCGGCGGTAACGCAGGTGACCGACCTTGTAAAACGCTTCCGCTTCGAGCGGATGGACGGCCACCCCATGCCGTTCTTCTCCGGCGGCGCCCATGTTGTCGTCTCGATGAACGACAACGGCCTGTTGCGGCGCAACCCCTATTCGCTGATGTCCAACCCCGACGACAACAGCGGCTACGAAATCAGCGTGCTCAGGGTCCCCAACTCGCGCGGCGGCTCGGTCTTCATGCACGAGCAGGTCCGGCCCGGCGATCAGCTGACCGTCAGCCAGCCGGTCAACCTGTTTGCCGCCGATCATCGCGGCCGCAAGCACATCCTGTTTGCCGGCGGCATCGGCATCACCCCGTTCATCGCCATGATGGAGCAGTTCAGCCGCGACAATGTCGCCTTTGAGTTGCACTACGCCATCCGATCGCGCTCGCACGGCGCCTATTGGCAACAGCTGCTCGACCGCTACGGCCCGCGCCGGATCAAGATCTATGTCGACGAGGAAAAGACCTTCATTCCCGTCGCCGAGATCGCCGAGAACCAGCCGCTCGGCACGCATCTCTATGTCTGCGGCCCGGCCGGCATGATCGACGGCGTTTTGCTAACGGCGCTTAAAGCCGGATGGCCGAAGGAAAACCTGCATTCGGAGCGCTTCCTCGCGCCACCCGCCGGCCTGCCCTTCCAGGTCTTCCTCGAGGCGTCCAACATTCACATGACGGTCGGCGAGCATCAAAGCATCCTCGAGGCGGCCGAAGCCCATGGTTGCGACGCCCCCTACATGTGTCGCGGCGGCGCCTGCGGCCAATGCGAAACCGAAGTGCTCTCGTGCGACGGCACACTGCAACACAACGATATCTACCTGTCGGACGAGGAAAGGGCGTCCGGCAAGAAAATCATGATCTGCGTATCGCGTTTCAAAGGCCAGCAACTCGTTCTTCAACTCTAGCACCGGAGAGCCG
This genomic window contains:
- a CDS encoding aminomethyltransferase family protein; the encoded protein is MALSWRFSALADRHRALGSKLEDWSGMGTAWTYDKDIYEEHIAVRTTAGIMDVSGLKKVHLVGPHAIAVLEYITTRDMTKIYPGKSVYACMLNDRGHFTDDCIVYRTGPNAWMLVHGSGSGFEEIVKQAQGRNCAVLFDDDLHDLSLQGPLAVDYLEKYVPGIRDLKYFHHMQTTLFGAPVMISRTGYTGERGYEIFVRGQDAGMVWDRIVDEGKAMGIIPVCFSVLDMLRVESYLLFYPYDNSQMYPFANEQPGDSLWELGLDFTVSPGKTGFRGAEEHARLKGKERFKIFGLLVDADGPTDLGDEVWADDKKVGVITCPSYSKLTNRSMAIMRVDVPYAVQGAKLEVKGKTVNAPAIAHTITFDDPEKKKRTAQG
- a CDS encoding PotD/PotF family extracellular solute-binding protein gives rise to the protein MTTENKTPKGISRRGLLKTGAAATGAVIGSGLITGFPTIWAQNPITLRQFGTGVSNINAIAEKCKADLGITLEMTATDSDAAAQRAVTQPDSYDIADIEYWILKKVFPAGVIQPMDIKKLKYYDKIVPLFKTGKLKPDSVIAQGTAPHTVGFVEAPGDKTFAKGETQYFTMVPTIYNADTLGIRPDLVGREITTWADIMDPAFKGKTSILNIPSIGIMDAAMIMEAMGNIKYADKGNMTKEEIDATIEFLIKAKQDGQFRAFWKSFDESVNLMASGEVVIQSMWSPAVAAVRSKGIACKYQPLKEGYRSWGGGLGLAAHLTGAQLDAAYEYINWYTSGWVGGYLNRQGYYSAAMDTAKEFMSADEWGYWIEGKPATGDIMSPEGKVMEKAGAVRDGGSFEERMGKVACWNSVMDEDRYMVKRWNEFIAA
- a CDS encoding ABC transporter permease, with protein sequence MSHEKRTLEFYVLAVFFAVFVFFLYGPLSAVLILSFQGPDGGLTFPLNGVSVHWFYNLFEQQAVGDFGASFKRSFSLGLMVMVVNVLVSLLAGLAFRRKFRGSTVLFYLTVASLVVPSIIISLGIGVVFQQLGLKPAWYSSAFGAHLTWTLPFGVLIMFAVFNRFSPSYEEAARDLGATSWQTFRHVLLPMIAPSLIGVGLFGFTLSYDEFARTLMTSGTYNTLPLEIYGMTTNVTTPVLYALGTVTTLFSFSIILLALAIILVMRRRQAKLV
- a CDS encoding PDR/VanB family oxidoreductase → MSLNTDMPVRVAAVTQVTDLVKRFRFERMDGHPMPFFSGGAHVVVSMNDNGLLRRNPYSLMSNPDDNSGYEISVLRVPNSRGGSVFMHEQVRPGDQLTVSQPVNLFAADHRGRKHILFAGGIGITPFIAMMEQFSRDNVAFELHYAIRSRSHGAYWQQLLDRYGPRRIKIYVDEEKTFIPVAEIAENQPLGTHLYVCGPAGMIDGVLLTALKAGWPKENLHSERFLAPPAGLPFQVFLEASNIHMTVGEHQSILEAAEAHGCDAPYMCRGGACGQCETEVLSCDGTLQHNDIYLSDEERASGKKIMICVSRFKGQQLVLQL
- a CDS encoding dimethylamine monooxygenase subunit DmmA family protein — encoded protein: MLVAGIKSRPEYKGLDIDPHAKRHLFVLEGEGAAALADQVEAKGKEFLAKSEILYLAAGAAPKAYDTKLSALSPDIFWQAPTLQPLLFRLRACLDLARMGTRLYIAGTEGFIGQIMQVAMEYGIDYHSIHTEHRGSTARRVQCVHCKGITDNVTTSPFACTHCGLPLLVRDHYSRRLGAFQGVNIDAEEPGTAPAPEEMFP
- a CDS encoding aspartate/glutamate racemase family protein, with the protein product MRILVVNPNTTRSMTEKAAEAARAVAAPGTEIIAATSQMGPVSIEGHYDGALALPGLLAEIRQAESAGAQAAVIACFDDTGLDAARSLAGFPVLGLCESALVTAGFLAQRFTIVTTLERSRILLENLSRHYGFGGRAKVRAADIPVLELEDPASGAIGKLHRQIELALVEDGAEAIVLGCAGMADLAHALQKEYGVPVIDGVSAAVKQAEALIAQRLTTSKRGSYAPPLAKVYAGAMGAFAPGAV
- a CDS encoding GntR family transcriptional regulator, which gives rise to MKTAAVPANDQIDVSTQSIRDSIRDAIVDRRLAPGTKLSEADVGALFNVSRTLVRGALQALAYEGLVNVEKNRGAFVAYPSPEEARQIFATRRLIEPGILREAAKHMGPSHLQHLRQLLMEEGRLMAERGQTARRAEIKASGDFHLMLASMTGNAVMQRFMDELVARSSLVIALYGQSAISSCGHQEHQDIVTAIENGDLDRACHLMIHHIDHIEADLDMRENKGSDLREAFKL
- a CDS encoding DUF982 domain-containing protein; this encodes MSDKRFPTPVRVIVKHHQENIIATAWDAVEFLRRWPARRSLAYRRALQHCLDALDGIRSPKKARASFTAAVREEGLLA